A genomic window from Pseudomonas alcaligenes includes:
- a CDS encoding metal-dependent hydrolase yields the protein MASPPDLQIRPRQPEFALPSPWARHWHGGDAFKSHFFDAMSLLFPDGERFFIDSVRAYRDQVSDPQQLAQIRGFIGQEAHHSREHEHYNEALRGCGYDLDYLERRLKKRLAFVRKHLPAKVHLAATVAVEHLTAIMADAILQNPDWLDGADAQMARLWRWHALEESEHKAVAFDLYQQVCGKVWLRRRAMLQSTFFFTLDTFKGLVHMLRRDGQLWHWRLWRDGLAWLWGHRGILRPLVRAYCDFYRADFHPWQHDNLQLILERRREFDAEGVLN from the coding sequence ATGGCCAGCCCCCCCGATCTGCAGATCCGCCCCCGTCAGCCGGAATTTGCCCTGCCCTCGCCCTGGGCCCGGCACTGGCATGGCGGTGACGCCTTCAAGAGTCACTTCTTCGATGCCATGTCGCTGCTGTTTCCGGATGGCGAGCGTTTCTTCATCGACTCGGTACGCGCCTATCGCGATCAGGTCAGCGACCCGCAGCAGCTAGCGCAGATCCGCGGCTTCATCGGCCAGGAAGCCCATCACAGCCGCGAGCACGAACACTACAACGAGGCCCTGCGCGGTTGCGGCTACGACCTGGACTATCTGGAGCGCCGCCTGAAAAAGCGCCTGGCCTTCGTGCGCAAGCATCTGCCAGCCAAGGTGCACCTGGCCGCCACGGTAGCGGTGGAGCACCTGACCGCGATCATGGCCGACGCCATTCTGCAGAACCCGGACTGGCTGGATGGGGCTGATGCGCAGATGGCGCGCCTGTGGCGCTGGCATGCACTGGAGGAAAGCGAGCACAAGGCGGTTGCCTTCGACCTTTACCAGCAGGTCTGCGGCAAAGTATGGCTGCGTCGCCGCGCCATGCTGCAGAGTACCTTCTTCTTCACCCTGGACACCTTCAAGGGCCTGGTACACATGCTGCGGCGCGATGGCCAGCTATGGCACTGGCGACTGTGGCGCGACGGCCTGGCCTGGCTGTGGGGGCACCGTGGCATTTTGCGGCCTCTGGTACGCGCCTACTGCGACTTCTACCGGGCCGACTTCCACCCCTGGCAGCACGACAATCTGCAGCTGATCCTGGAGCGGCGCCGCGAATTCGATGCTGAGGGCGTGCTCAACTGA
- a CDS encoding MBL fold metallo-hydrolase: MTDSPQPSLIRETFPVGPLQCNCTIIGDPLSKKAIVVDPGGNPELIMARLEAHGLQVVSIIHTHAHLDHFLASGQMKEKTGATLHLHKDDQFLWDNLEMQCRMFGVPYTPVPAPDQWLADDEALACGCGVALHTPGHTPGSTSFWFPAAKLLIAGDTLFRRGIGRTDLWGGDYATIERSIRRLYTLDEDATVVTGHGPDTRLGDEMRENPFIRA, translated from the coding sequence ATGACCGACAGCCCGCAACCCAGCCTGATCCGCGAGACCTTCCCGGTTGGCCCGCTGCAGTGCAACTGCACCATCATCGGCGACCCGCTGAGCAAGAAGGCCATAGTCGTGGACCCGGGCGGCAATCCCGAGTTGATCATGGCGCGCCTGGAGGCCCATGGGCTGCAGGTGGTCAGCATCATCCACACCCATGCCCACCTCGATCACTTCCTTGCCTCCGGGCAGATGAAGGAGAAGACCGGCGCGACCCTGCACCTGCACAAGGACGACCAGTTCCTCTGGGACAACCTGGAAATGCAGTGCCGCATGTTCGGCGTGCCTTACACGCCGGTGCCGGCGCCGGACCAGTGGCTGGCCGACGACGAGGCACTGGCCTGCGGCTGCGGTGTGGCGCTGCATACGCCGGGGCACACGCCGGGCTCCACCAGCTTCTGGTTCCCCGCAGCCAAGCTGCTGATCGCCGGCGATACCCTGTTCCGCCGCGGTATCGGTCGCACCGACCTGTGGGGCGGCGACTACGCCACTATCGAGCGTTCGATCAGGCGCCTGTACACCCTCGACGAGGATGCCACCGTGGTTACCGGTCATGGGCCGGATACCCGCCTGGGTGACGAGATGCGCGAGAATCCCTTCATTCGTGCCTGA
- a CDS encoding OmpA family protein, giving the protein MLNPTRLTLAALLVALVTGCASQNPYDSQSQQSSGGMSKTAKYGGLGALAGAVAGAAINHDNRGKGALIGAAVAGAAGAGYGYYVDKQEEELRRSMQGTGVEVQRQGDTIQLIMPGNITFATDSADIASSFYSPLNNLASSFRQYNQNSIEIVGHTDSTGSHAYNMNLSQRRAQSVANYLLAQGVDASRLSTRGAGPDQPVASNATADGRAQNRRVEVTLRPLPGAQY; this is encoded by the coding sequence ATGCTGAACCCTACACGCCTGACCCTTGCCGCCCTGCTGGTCGCCCTGGTGACAGGTTGTGCCTCGCAGAATCCCTATGACAGCCAGAGCCAGCAGAGCTCCGGCGGCATGAGCAAGACCGCCAAGTACGGTGGCCTGGGCGCCCTGGCCGGTGCCGTGGCCGGTGCCGCGATCAATCACGACAACCGTGGCAAGGGCGCGCTGATCGGCGCTGCGGTGGCCGGCGCGGCCGGCGCCGGCTACGGCTACTACGTCGACAAGCAGGAAGAAGAGCTGCGCCGCAGCATGCAGGGCACCGGCGTGGAAGTGCAGCGCCAGGGCGATACCATCCAGCTGATCATGCCCGGCAACATCACCTTCGCCACCGATTCGGCGGACATCGCCAGCAGCTTCTACTCCCCGCTGAACAACCTGGCGTCGTCCTTCCGCCAGTACAACCAGAACAGCATCGAGATCGTCGGCCACACCGACAGCACCGGCAGCCATGCCTACAACATGAACCTGTCGCAGCGTCGTGCGCAGAGCGTGGCCAACTACCTGCTGGCCCAGGGGGTCGATGCCTCGCGCCTGAGCACCCGCGGCGCCGGCCCCGATCAGCCGGTCGCCAGCAACGCCACGGCCGATGGCCGGGCGCAGAATCGTCGGGTGGAAGTCACCCTGCGCCCCCTGCCTGGCGCCCAGTACTAA
- a CDS encoding AraC family transcriptional regulator: MNKPLNLNAELVPQAYAEALLALCEELGVPRERLLTQAGVRQQVLNNPTGRISLADFHLLASAALLLCDEPALGLLLGRRLNASAHGILGYALLSSADLGRAIQFALRYYRVLGLTFELELVDSRDWLELRASESIPLGTLSRFAAEGLFGSLYSIAQFLLGERPQGVEVGFAYPAPGHAQLYRQVFGRAAVFEQPWHWFRLPRYYLARPMALANPATMQMCEQQCEALLASLDVQEGLLSRLRRLLLARPGDFPSLDSAARALHTSGRSLRRHLAAHGTSYQQVLDEVRKRLALQYLQTTHLPLFEIAQLLGFSDPSNFRRAFRKWTGRAPKDYRARPLTEENAR, from the coding sequence ATGAACAAGCCGCTGAACCTGAATGCCGAACTGGTGCCGCAGGCTTATGCCGAGGCCCTGCTGGCCTTGTGCGAGGAACTCGGCGTGCCGCGCGAGCGGCTGCTGACGCAGGCGGGAGTGCGTCAGCAAGTGCTGAACAACCCCACCGGGCGCATTAGCCTGGCCGACTTCCACCTGCTGGCCAGTGCCGCGCTGTTGCTCTGCGATGAGCCCGCCCTTGGGTTGCTCCTCGGTCGGCGTCTGAACGCTTCGGCCCACGGCATCCTCGGCTACGCGCTGCTGTCCAGTGCGGATTTGGGGCGTGCCATCCAGTTCGCCCTGCGCTATTACCGGGTGCTGGGGCTGACCTTCGAGCTGGAGCTAGTGGACAGCAGAGACTGGCTGGAGCTGCGCGCCAGCGAGTCGATCCCCTTGGGCACGCTCAGCCGCTTCGCCGCCGAGGGCCTGTTCGGCAGCCTCTACAGCATCGCCCAGTTTCTGCTCGGCGAGCGGCCGCAGGGAGTCGAGGTCGGCTTCGCCTATCCCGCCCCCGGGCATGCCCAGCTCTATCGCCAGGTCTTTGGCCGCGCTGCCGTTTTCGAGCAGCCCTGGCACTGGTTCCGCCTGCCGCGGTACTACCTGGCGCGCCCCATGGCGTTGGCCAATCCGGCCACCATGCAGATGTGCGAGCAGCAGTGCGAAGCGCTATTGGCCAGTCTGGACGTGCAGGAGGGCCTGCTCAGCCGTCTGCGCCGCCTGCTGCTGGCGCGCCCCGGGGACTTCCCCAGCCTGGACAGCGCCGCCCGTGCCCTGCACACCAGCGGGCGCAGCCTGCGCCGCCACCTGGCCGCCCATGGCACCAGCTACCAGCAAGTACTCGACGAGGTGCGCAAGCGCCTGGCCCTGCAGTACCTGCAGACCACCCACCTGCCGCTGTTCGAGATCGCCCAGCTGCTGGGCTTCAGCGACCCTTCCAACTTCCGTCGCGCCTTCCGCAAATGGACGGGCAGGGCGCCCAAGGATTATCGTGCGCGGCCCCTGACCGAGGAGAATGCCAGATGA
- a CDS encoding PAS domain S-box protein, with translation MDDSAPHFSPRKPWIPLLVSLLLLAGLSLLVFWQWSVLDAGSREAQERRFALAVDGVESSVQERMRAYEMVLRGMSGLLAGSDDVSHGEWQRATDQLQLQEHYPGIQALAWGRYLRAGELPAFVTRARADGRGDFQVYPAGERETYLIVDFINPLDWRNRRVLGFDMYSEPVRREAIELARDGGEAVLTGPVRLKQETEKDVQAGVLLYLPVFRLNAPLSSVEERREAVLGMVSGSFRMADLMHGILGSSSELFEIELTDRADADTPLLNERSPQPRQPSFETLRTLNIYGRDWQLRVSSTPAYEATVSNQSLPISLVTGLLASLLLSLLVGGFLYLRERALVASEGQSQRLRESEGRFRLVVEASPNAIVLVDGQGRVVMVNRQTEQMFGYERSELLGQPVERLLPEGSRHGHVGLRQAYHQAPEHRRMGGNRELFGQHRDGRLIPVEVGLSPIRSGQETLVQAVIIDISERRAAEERFRLVVEASPNAIVLVDGPGRVAMVNRQTEQMFGYSRDELLGQPVEKLLPESMRALHPKLREGFLKDPTPRRMGSNRELFGQHRDGRLIPLEVGLSPLRSGDDLLVQAVIIDISERKAAEQRLREQAEQLALANRYKSEFLANMSHELRTPLNSILILSEQLKHNVAGNLTEKQVKHADIVYKAGNDLLQLINDVLDLAKIEAGRVQLKLEPVNIHDLLVELDSSLRPMAEIKGLRLLTHLEPGVARVIHSDRGRLQQILRNLLSNALKFTEHGEVELAIGRSPVSLDEERETLQFVVRDSGIGIDPAQHERIFQAFQQIDGSTSRRFGGTGLGLAITRQLVEVLGGQISLESTPGQGSRFIVRLPVVALQQNSREDESASSLPQRSGSGPAILIVEDDLNFAAVIAEEAQAHGFASVHCRNGKQAIALLQSERFAAVILDILLPDISGWQIYRRLRGLLQYRDVPVHILSCVPQPQDWHDDGTRYLVKPIAREDLEQVFQHIAVEPDAPSRALLLVEDVEIEREHYREHLLQIGFAVSAVSSAEEAIQTYIGRDFSALVIDLDLPDRDGFDLLEALHRERPLQGCQVVINTGVDVTRQDLQRLRRYSAVVVRKSGDDLRPLSAALQGFFADVREPQVDSSGLTGKRVLLVDDDIRNIYAMTALLDEIGLAVLPAKDGVEALEVFAREPLDLILMDMAMPNMDGYTATRILKGERDCRIPVIALTAHAMKGDREKCITAGADDYLAKPVGRQELLEMLHRWLAVPNDAPRRALG, from the coding sequence ATGGACGACAGTGCTCCCCACTTCTCGCCCCGCAAGCCCTGGATTCCCCTGCTGGTCAGCCTCTTGTTGCTGGCCGGTCTCAGCCTCCTGGTGTTCTGGCAGTGGTCGGTACTCGATGCCGGTAGCCGCGAGGCGCAGGAGCGTCGTTTCGCCCTGGCGGTGGATGGCGTCGAATCCAGCGTGCAGGAGCGCATGCGTGCCTACGAGATGGTCCTGCGCGGCATGTCCGGGCTGCTGGCCGGCAGTGACGACGTTTCCCATGGCGAATGGCAGCGCGCCACCGACCAGCTGCAGTTGCAGGAGCACTACCCGGGCATCCAGGCCCTGGCCTGGGGGCGCTACTTGCGCGCCGGCGAGCTGCCGGCCTTCGTGACCCGGGCGCGCGCCGATGGCCGGGGGGACTTCCAGGTCTATCCGGCCGGCGAGCGCGAGACCTACCTGATCGTCGACTTCATCAATCCACTGGATTGGCGCAACCGCCGCGTGCTCGGCTTCGACATGTACAGCGAGCCGGTGCGCCGCGAGGCCATCGAGCTCGCGCGCGATGGCGGCGAGGCGGTGCTGACCGGACCGGTACGACTCAAGCAGGAGACCGAGAAGGACGTGCAGGCCGGCGTGCTTCTTTACCTGCCGGTATTTCGCCTGAATGCCCCGTTGAGCAGCGTCGAGGAGCGGCGTGAGGCGGTGCTCGGCATGGTTTCCGGGTCATTTCGCATGGCTGACCTGATGCACGGCATCCTCGGCAGCAGCAGTGAGCTGTTCGAGATCGAGTTGACCGACCGAGCCGATGCCGACACTCCCCTGCTCAACGAGCGCAGCCCGCAGCCCCGTCAGCCAAGCTTCGAGACTCTGCGCACCCTGAACATCTACGGGCGGGACTGGCAACTGCGGGTCAGCAGTACGCCGGCCTACGAGGCCACGGTGAGCAACCAGAGCCTGCCGATCAGCCTGGTTACCGGCCTGCTGGCCTCGCTGCTGCTGTCCCTGCTGGTCGGCGGCTTCCTCTACCTGCGCGAGCGTGCGCTGGTAGCCAGTGAGGGCCAGAGCCAGCGCCTGCGCGAGAGCGAAGGGCGCTTCCGTCTGGTGGTGGAGGCCTCGCCCAATGCGATCGTGCTGGTCGACGGCCAGGGCCGGGTGGTCATGGTCAATCGGCAGACCGAGCAGATGTTCGGCTACGAGCGCAGCGAACTGCTCGGCCAGCCGGTGGAGCGGCTGCTTCCCGAGGGCTCGCGCCACGGCCATGTCGGCCTGCGCCAGGCCTACCACCAGGCTCCCGAGCATCGACGCATGGGCGGTAACCGCGAGCTGTTCGGCCAACACCGCGACGGCCGGCTGATTCCCGTGGAAGTCGGGCTGTCGCCGATCCGCTCCGGCCAGGAGACCCTGGTGCAGGCGGTGATCATCGACATCAGTGAGCGGCGTGCCGCCGAGGAGCGCTTCCGCCTGGTGGTGGAGGCCTCGCCCAACGCCATCGTGCTGGTCGATGGCCCCGGGCGGGTGGCCATGGTCAACCGGCAGACCGAGCAGATGTTCGGTTACAGCCGCGACGAGCTGCTCGGCCAGCCGGTGGAGAAGCTGCTGCCCGAATCCATGCGTGCGCTGCACCCGAAGTTGCGCGAAGGCTTCCTCAAGGACCCGACGCCGCGGCGCATGGGCAGCAACCGCGAGCTGTTCGGCCAGCACCGCGATGGCCGGCTGATTCCTCTGGAGGTCGGCCTGTCACCACTGCGCAGTGGCGATGACCTGCTGGTGCAGGCGGTGATCATCGACATCAGCGAGCGCAAGGCCGCCGAGCAGCGCCTGCGCGAGCAGGCCGAGCAATTGGCCCTGGCCAACCGCTACAAGTCCGAATTCCTCGCCAACATGTCGCACGAGCTGCGTACGCCGCTGAACAGCATCCTGATCCTCAGCGAGCAGCTCAAGCACAACGTCGCCGGTAACCTCACGGAGAAGCAGGTCAAGCACGCCGACATCGTCTACAAGGCCGGCAACGACCTGCTGCAGCTGATCAACGACGTGCTCGACCTGGCCAAGATCGAGGCCGGCCGGGTCCAGCTCAAGCTGGAACCGGTGAACATCCACGACCTGCTGGTGGAGCTGGATTCCAGCCTGCGGCCGATGGCCGAGATCAAGGGGCTGCGCCTGCTCACCCACCTCGAGCCCGGTGTGGCGCGGGTGATCCACAGCGACCGCGGGCGGTTGCAGCAGATCCTGCGCAACCTGCTGTCCAACGCGCTGAAGTTCACCGAGCACGGCGAGGTGGAACTGGCCATCGGCCGCTCGCCGGTATCCCTCGACGAAGAGCGCGAGACCCTGCAGTTCGTCGTCCGCGACAGTGGCATCGGCATCGACCCGGCGCAGCACGAGCGGATCTTCCAGGCCTTCCAGCAGATCGATGGCTCCACCAGCCGGCGCTTCGGCGGCACCGGCCTGGGCCTGGCCATCACCCGCCAGCTGGTCGAGGTGCTGGGCGGGCAGATCAGCCTGGAGAGTACGCCAGGGCAGGGCTCGCGCTTCATCGTGCGGCTGCCGGTGGTAGCCCTGCAGCAGAACAGCCGCGAGGACGAGTCGGCCAGCAGCCTGCCGCAGCGCAGCGGCAGCGGTCCGGCGATACTGATAGTCGAGGATGACCTGAACTTCGCTGCGGTGATCGCCGAGGAGGCCCAGGCCCATGGTTTCGCCAGCGTGCACTGTCGCAACGGCAAGCAGGCCATTGCCCTGCTGCAGAGCGAGCGCTTCGCCGCGGTGATCCTCGACATCCTCTTGCCGGACATCAGCGGCTGGCAGATCTACCGGCGCCTGCGCGGCCTGCTGCAGTACCGCGATGTGCCGGTGCACATCCTGTCCTGCGTGCCGCAGCCGCAGGACTGGCATGACGACGGCACCCGCTACCTGGTCAAGCCGATCGCCCGCGAGGACCTCGAGCAGGTCTTCCAGCACATCGCCGTCGAGCCCGACGCGCCGAGCCGCGCGCTGCTGCTGGTGGAGGACGTGGAGATCGAGCGCGAGCATTACCGCGAGCACCTGCTGCAGATCGGCTTCGCCGTGAGCGCCGTGAGCAGCGCCGAGGAGGCCATCCAGACCTACATCGGACGTGACTTCAGTGCCCTGGTCATCGATCTCGACCTGCCCGACCGTGACGGCTTCGACCTGCTCGAGGCGCTGCATCGTGAGCGGCCACTGCAGGGCTGCCAGGTGGTGATCAATACCGGCGTGGACGTCACTCGTCAGGATCTGCAGCGCCTGCGCCGCTACTCGGCGGTGGTGGTGCGCAAGAGCGGCGACGACCTGCGCCCCCTCAGCGCCGCCCTGCAGGGCTTCTTCGCCGATGTGCGCGAGCCGCAGGTCGACAGCTCGGGGCTGACCGGCAAGCGGGTGCTGCTGGTGGACGACGACATCCGCAACATCTACGCCATGACCGCGCTGCTCGACGAGATCGGCCTGGCCGTGCTGCCGGCCAAGGATGGTGTCGAGGCACTGGAGGTCTTCGCCCGCGAGCCGCTGGACCTGATCCTGATGGACATGGCCATGCCCAACATGGACGGCTACACCGCCACGCGCATCCTCAAGGGTGAGCGTGATTGTCGCATTCCGGTGATCGCCCTGACCGCCCATGCGATGAAGGGGGACCGCGAGAAGTGCATCACCGCGGGTGCCGACGACTACCTGGCCAAACCGGTGGGCCGCCAGGAACTGCTGGAAATGCTGCATCGCTGGCTGGCCGTACCCAATGATGCGCCCCGTCGGGCGCTGGGTTGA
- a CDS encoding LuxR C-terminal-related transcriptional regulator, which yields MTDLSRSPAFASLPSSSGEGRFFRPPLPAGHVRRPRLCERLEEGREGRLLLISAPAGFGKSSLAVEFCERLPAHWQSLWLGLSRRDGDPGRFLERLLEGLRQFFPRIGDEALGMLKMRQRHQPFAFEEWLDGLLDELGECLDPQQPLLLVLDDYHLAQGAVLDRCLQFFLNHLPAGMLVLVTSRQRPDWHLARLRLSRQLLELQEQDLRLTPEETRALLLAQGADLPAEQVDNLLQRSEGWVAGLRLWLLTAGEGGSDLHGAQGMVRDYLLEEVIERQPPELQAFLYDTACLERFCAELCDAVRDSGDSAAILQYLQAHQVFLVPLDEQGRWFRYHHLFSDLLRASPSHQLSLPPASMHLRACRWFSSQGLLDEAVEQALRAGQPDVAASLVQNFSEEHLLAEQNVAMLLRWKMDLPDSLLTSTPRLILLYSWALALACQLDAAEDLANQLVRFLPAPSQAEQQSLLAQWLAISGVIARGRGDSQQAEAYCGEALAAMPTEHYGSRLLCLSTLANLAVVRGDLWRARGLNREALELAQRQSNPLFEALCLYDRGRVLLARGEIVRALEEVRSGQERLRGLSAQKVYAVRARLTLYEGFLLALRLRPDEARQKLRAGIAEARSCRDISLLVGYCILASQEGRQGRFNEAFAELAEAERLMHIWDVPPVYYLAMITVTKCELWLSQGQIDLANAWLLRLAETYSGEQAAAAPEFHPQLPLHIELQRAALERRQGQGEAAERRLRALVLRAQAQGGQLLGVFAQVQLSLLLYAGGREREAQLQLQASLEAASGGTLLPFHELLMHQPAWLRTQLQMAPLTPLTEALRQCLPAEAEVQPLATGAAEALSTRELAVLRLIALGCSNQEISERLFISLHTVKTHARHINSKLGVERRTQAVARAKALGLLS from the coding sequence GTGACCGATCTGTCCCGCTCTCCCGCCTTTGCCAGCCTCCCGAGCTCTTCGGGCGAGGGGCGCTTCTTTCGTCCGCCTCTGCCTGCCGGCCATGTTCGCCGCCCGCGACTGTGCGAGCGGTTGGAGGAAGGGCGCGAGGGTCGCCTGCTGCTGATCAGTGCCCCCGCTGGATTCGGCAAGAGTTCCCTGGCCGTGGAGTTCTGCGAGCGTCTCCCTGCACATTGGCAAAGTCTCTGGCTAGGGCTGAGCCGACGTGACGGCGACCCAGGGCGTTTTCTCGAACGCCTGCTGGAGGGCCTGCGTCAGTTTTTCCCGCGGATAGGCGATGAGGCTCTGGGCATGCTCAAGATGCGCCAGCGCCACCAGCCGTTTGCCTTCGAGGAGTGGCTGGACGGCCTGCTCGACGAACTGGGCGAGTGCCTGGACCCGCAACAACCTCTGCTGCTGGTGCTGGATGACTACCACCTGGCCCAGGGCGCGGTGCTGGATCGTTGCCTGCAGTTCTTCCTCAATCACCTGCCGGCCGGCATGCTGGTGCTGGTGACCAGCCGCCAGCGTCCGGACTGGCACCTGGCACGCCTGCGCCTGTCGCGCCAGCTGCTGGAACTGCAGGAACAGGACCTGCGCCTGACCCCGGAAGAAACCCGCGCCCTGTTGCTGGCGCAGGGCGCCGATCTGCCAGCCGAGCAGGTCGATAACCTGCTGCAGCGCAGCGAGGGTTGGGTCGCCGGGCTGCGCCTCTGGCTACTCACTGCCGGCGAGGGTGGGAGTGACCTGCACGGCGCTCAGGGCATGGTGCGTGACTACCTGCTGGAAGAAGTGATCGAGCGCCAGCCGCCCGAACTGCAGGCTTTTCTCTACGACACGGCTTGTCTGGAGCGTTTCTGCGCCGAGTTGTGCGATGCGGTGCGCGACAGTGGCGACAGCGCGGCCATCCTCCAGTATCTGCAGGCTCATCAGGTATTTCTGGTGCCGCTGGACGAGCAGGGGCGCTGGTTCCGCTATCACCACCTGTTTTCCGACCTGCTGCGGGCCAGCCCCAGCCATCAGCTGTCCTTGCCGCCAGCCAGTATGCACCTGCGTGCCTGTCGCTGGTTCAGCAGCCAGGGGTTGCTGGACGAGGCGGTGGAGCAGGCCCTGCGTGCCGGTCAGCCTGACGTGGCGGCCAGTCTGGTACAGAACTTTTCCGAGGAGCATCTGCTGGCCGAGCAGAATGTCGCCATGCTGTTGCGCTGGAAGATGGACCTGCCCGACAGCTTGCTGACCAGTACACCGCGCCTGATCCTGCTGTACAGCTGGGCGCTGGCCCTGGCCTGCCAACTGGATGCGGCCGAGGATCTGGCCAATCAGCTGGTGCGTTTCCTGCCGGCGCCGAGCCAGGCCGAACAGCAGTCGCTGCTGGCCCAGTGGCTGGCCATCAGCGGTGTGATCGCTCGTGGGCGCGGCGACAGTCAGCAGGCCGAGGCCTACTGTGGCGAAGCGCTGGCTGCGATGCCCACGGAGCACTATGGCTCGCGCCTGCTGTGCCTTTCGACCCTGGCCAACCTGGCCGTGGTGCGTGGTGACCTGTGGCGTGCTCGCGGCCTCAATCGTGAGGCGCTGGAACTGGCTCAGCGGCAGAGCAACCCTCTGTTCGAAGCGCTCTGCCTCTATGATCGTGGTCGTGTGTTGCTGGCGCGTGGCGAGATCGTGCGGGCACTCGAAGAGGTTCGCTCCGGCCAGGAGCGCCTGCGCGGCTTGTCGGCGCAGAAGGTCTACGCGGTGCGTGCCCGCCTGACCCTGTACGAAGGTTTCCTGCTGGCCCTGCGTCTGCGCCCCGACGAAGCGCGGCAGAAACTAAGGGCGGGGATTGCCGAGGCGCGCAGCTGCCGTGACATCAGCCTGCTGGTGGGCTACTGCATCCTGGCCAGCCAGGAGGGGCGCCAGGGGCGGTTCAACGAGGCCTTTGCCGAGTTGGCCGAGGCCGAACGGTTGATGCATATCTGGGATGTGCCGCCGGTCTATTACCTGGCGATGATCACGGTGACCAAGTGTGAGCTCTGGCTCAGCCAGGGCCAGATCGACCTGGCCAATGCCTGGTTGCTGCGCCTGGCCGAGACCTACAGCGGTGAGCAGGCCGCTGCGGCGCCGGAGTTCCATCCGCAGCTGCCGTTGCACATTGAGTTGCAGCGTGCCGCGCTGGAGCGCCGGCAGGGGCAGGGTGAGGCCGCCGAGCGTCGGCTGCGCGCCCTGGTGCTGCGGGCCCAGGCACAGGGTGGGCAGCTGCTGGGGGTGTTCGCCCAGGTCCAGCTGAGCCTGCTGCTGTATGCCGGTGGTCGCGAGCGCGAGGCTCAACTGCAGCTGCAGGCCAGCCTCGAAGCGGCCAGCGGCGGAACTCTGCTGCCCTTTCACGAGTTGCTGATGCACCAGCCGGCGTGGTTGCGTACGCAGTTGCAGATGGCACCGCTTACGCCGCTGACCGAAGCATTGCGCCAGTGCCTGCCAGCAGAGGCCGAGGTGCAGCCGTTGGCCACGGGGGCCGCGGAAGCGCTCAGCACTCGTGAGCTGGCGGTATTGCGCCTGATCGCCCTGGGCTGCTCCAACCAGGAAATCAGCGAGCGCCTGTTCATCTCCCTGCACACCGTCAAGACGCATGCCCGCCACATCAACAGCAAGCTCGGCGTCGAGCGGCGCACGCAGGCGGTGGCCCGGGCCAAGGCTCTGGGGCTGCTCAGTTGA